A genome region from Paramisgurnus dabryanus chromosome 12, PD_genome_1.1, whole genome shotgun sequence includes the following:
- the LOC135750115 gene encoding uncharacterized protein: protein MSAKVDTPERSESRAKERNRSPSRGREKRKRDRSRSRSSSSSSSSSSSSSSSSSSSSSSHSSRSKSSSSSSDSCKKQRKSSKKRKEKHGKKKGKKEKTRKRKKLKGNKGQDDDCGPVQISRYLKEKKKSGSYSMISGKKIKMKVKKSKKDKQMDKNRANLLEFLNSTF, encoded by the exons ATG tcTGCCAAAGTGGACACTCCAGAGAGAAGTGAGTCACGTGCAAAAGAAAGAAACCGATCTCCGAGCAGAG GAAGAGAAAAACGGAAACGCGATAGGAGCCGAAGCAGGTCATCATCATCTTCCagttcatcatcatcatcatccagTTCTTCCTCTTCATCATCCTCTTCGTCACATTCTTCACGTAGTAAGTCCAGCTCCAGTAGCTCAG ATTCTtgtaaaaaacaaagaaaatcctcaaagaaaagaaaagagaaGCATGGAAAAAAG AAAGGAAAGAAAGAGAAGACACGCAAGCGTAAGAAATTAAAGGGAAACAAAGGCCAGGATGATGACTGCGGACCTGTTCAAATTTCAAGG TATCTCAAGGAAAAGAAGAAAAGCGGCTCGTACAGTATGATATCAggaaaaaagattaaaatgaaagtaaaaaaatcgAAGAAGGACAAGCAG aTGGACAAAAACCGAGCTAATCTCTTGGAATTCTTGAACTCCACCTTCTGA